GGGCGACAGCACCATCCGACGGGTTAAAGACCGTGGACGGTGGTACCGGGTCTCGCTGGCCGAAGTTCATGCAACCTGGCGCGCAAAGAGCCGGCAGAATGCCAAGGGAGACGATCCATGTTGTTTTCATCATCGAGGACTTCCTTGCCCTTCTCGTGGTCCATCCCGAAATCAGATCGCCAGAATTCTTAGGTATTCTCGCAATCTGGGTGTCTTGCCCAGGGTATGGCTAAGGTATCTGTTGACGAGTGCCCGGACCTCCATGGCCAGACGTGATGGAATCTCAGTCGATTGCCACCGCTCGTCCTCCGCGGCATACGTCGCTAACAAGTGCAATGTTTCAATCGCCACGTCGATGACCTGACGATGTCCACTGCGGGCTCTTCGCGAAAGCACGCCACCAGCGAGCAGTCCAAAAGGAGTACGCCCCCGCTCGGCAATCGGTTCACCTGTTTCGACACAATGGGTCAACTCAGGCAACTGGCCAAGGTAGCGGAGCAGCATCATTTCAAACCGCAACACTAAGCGAGCAACCTCTTCCAACCGGTTCAACCGCGAAAGGATATCGTCGGCCAAATGAAACAGTTCCGGGTGCGGATCGGAGCGATCGGTCATCTCGGCTAACAACTCGGCCACATAGTAACCGGCGTAAAGATGTTCGGTGCTCTTCTGCCCACCACGAAAACGTCGTTCGACTTTCGCTTCCGTAAGCAAGTCGAGGCTGTCGCTTTTTTTGTGGAGGAAGACTATTCGACTTACAGTCAGCAGGTCAAGGCCAGACTCGAAGGGGCTCTTGGGACGCTTGCATCCCTTCGCTAGTGCCGAGATCTTGCCGAATTCCTCGGTAAATAGCGTGATGATGCCCGAGGTCTCGCTGAAGTCGACGGTTCGAATAACGATTGCTAGCGTCTTTTCCGCCGACATAAGATGTAGATTTTCTGAGAGATTCCGCGTTCAAGCTACCATGCCCGATCTAGTAGCTATGCTGGCTGGGGCTTGTTTTGCCGAGTTCGGATGAGTCGCAACTGGTGAATCCGACGTCGATCCGAGGCAGTGACCAGGATCTCGACGTCGCCGACCTGCAGCTTCTCGCCTGGCTTGGGAATCCGTTTCATCTCGTGGATCACCAGCCCGCCGATCGTATCGTAATCGTCATCTTCAGGGAGTTCCATGCCCAGGACTTCGTTGATGTCCTCGACGTGGGCCTTCGCGGTAACATCCGCTTCTTCGTTCGAGATCTGGACGATTCCGTTATCGGTTTCGTCGAGATCGTGTTCGTCGACAATCTCGCCGACGATTTCTTCCAGCACGTCTTCGATGGTGACCAGGCCGGTGACGGCATGGTATTCGTCAACCACCAAAGCCAGGTGGGTGCGTTTGCGAAGGAAGTACTTCAGCAATTCACTCACCGTCATGCTTTGCGGGACATGGATGACCGGACGCGAAAGTTCCAGCAGTGACTTGCGGGTCGACTCAGGACGAGCTAACTCGGGAAGCAGGTCTTTCACGTATAAGAGGCCTGCGAAGTTGTCGCGGCTGCCATCCCAGATCGGGATTCGTGTGCGACCAGTCTTCGAGATAAACTCGACCGTTTCCCACCACTGCGTCGTCGCGGCCAGGGCGTCGATCTCGCTGCGAGGGGTCATGATGCTGGCGGTTTCGGTATCGTCGAGGTCCATCACCCCTTCGATCATTTCGCGGGCATCTTCTTCGATATGACCTTCGCGGATTGCTTCGGTCACGATCGTGCGGATCTCTTCTTCGAAGTCTTCTTCTTCATCGGTCGGTTCGTCTTCGATCCCAGCGGCACGCTTCAACAGTCCGCCCAGCAGGTCGACGCCGAAGGTAACCGGGTAAAGAACCGTGCTGACCATCGACCAGACGGGCCAGGTGTAGTAGATGAAGGCGGGGCCAAAATGTTCGGCAATGGCCCACGGCAGCCAGACCATCGACACCATCAAAACGGCCGTCACGCCGACGACGTCGCCGGTGAACGTGAGTGGATCGAGGAGCGACTCTTCCCGAAACAGCCAGGCCTGGCTCGAAATCAGGAACAAGGCCAGCGAGAGCACTTGAAGGGCCTGGGCAGCCAGGGCGGCAAGTTCGTGGTGCTCGTGAATGGTACTGAAGAGTCGGGGGCGGTTTCGCTTTTCGCAAAACTCTTCCAGGTCGTGCCACAACATGTCAGGCAGAATCGTGGCGGCGATCGACGACAGGATCAGAATCAACAGACTGGATGTGGACAGCCAGACGAATAACGTGGGTCCCATCGCTTAAGTCGCTCCTTGATTCGGGGTACCGGTCGCTGGGGACTGGCCGTTGTATTGAATGCCAAGCTTGGCCAGATAGTGCTGCTCGAGCCGACGCATCTCGAGGCGATCGTCGTCTTCGTGATCGTCGTAGCCGGTCAGGTGCAAGCAGCCATGGACGACGTAAAGAGTCATTTCTTCTTCCACCGACCAGCCATGCTGCTGGGCCTCATCGGCAGCGTATTGAGCACTCAACATGATCTCGCCAGACAGAAAGCCATCTTCGTCGTCCATCGGAAACGTGATGACATCGGTCGGGTAATCGTGTTGGAGAAAGCGAACGTTGAAGTCGTGGATCTCCTGGTTGTCCACGATGGCGATACCGACTTCGCCCCGTGGGTATCCTTCCCCAGAGAAGACTTGAGAGACAGCCTGGACGAATAACGCCTCGGGAACGTTAAATTCCTCTTGGCGGTTAGATAAATTGACTTCGTAGTCGGAGGACATCGGTCTCGCTTTAAGCAGGCTGCGAACTGGGGTACTTCACACGACCATGATAAACGGCGGTGAGGCTTTTGGTCACACTGGATTGAATTTGACGCAGTTCGCGTAGCGTCAGACCACATTCGTCGAACTGGCCATCGAGTAATCGTTTCATGGACAGTTCTTCGACGAGGGCACTGATGCGGGCCGAAGTTGGCTCGACCAGCGTCCGGCAGGCACTTTCCACCGCGTCGCAAATCATCAGCACCGCGGCTTCCTTGGTTTGTGGTTTCGGACCTGGATAGCGGTAGATGGTTTCGTCTACTTCCCGTTCGTCTGGGTTCGCTTCGACCTTGGCGCTGGCGACACGGTAGAAGTACTCGACCAGAGTCGTACCGTGATGCTGTTCGATGAAGTCGATAAGCGCGCGCGGCAACCGGTGCTGCCGCGCCAAGTCGGCTCCATCTTTCACGTGAGCGATAATCACCAGCGTGCTAATCGCCGGGTTCAAGCCATCGTGACGATTGTCGGATGCATTCTGGTTTTCGACAAAGTATTCCGGCTTCATCATCTTGCCGATGTCGTGGAAATAAGCACCCACGCGAACTAGAAGGCCGTTGGCGCCAATCGATTCAGCGGCTGACTCCGCGATCGAAGCGACCGTGATCGAGTGGTTATAAGTACCTGGGGCTCGCTGAGCTAGTTTCTGTAGCAACGGATCAGCGGCATCGCCCAGTTCCAGCAAGCTGATGTCGGTGAGCACACCGTACGCCTTTTCGATAAACGGCAGCAGCCCTGTCATCACGAAGCCGGCACCGATGGCGAAGCCACCTTGCCAGGCCGCCGATTGCAGCAGCGACATCGTGACGGGCTGTCCAGAGACGATGCTGACACCATACTTCGTGCAGAAGGCGACTACGCCAGCCCATAAGCCAACGAAGATCAGCTTGTTGCGGCTGCGGATGCGATTCATCGAAAGCGTCGCGGCGCTGCAGGTCGCAGTAATCGTAACAAACGCGATCAGTCCGCTGCCGGTTGTCAGCACGATGGCCAGACTCACGCACGCGGTCACCAGCAAGGCGAACTCCTGGCGATAGACGATCGAGATCGTCATGGCCAACAGCATTGTCGGGATGATCTCGGCCTGCCAGCGATCGTCGAACCAATAACCAAGCGCGACTGTCGCACAAACCGGAACCAAGAACAGCAGGTATTCGTTCAGATCTCGCAGAATGGTCGGGCACTTAAAGACCAGGTAAATCGCACACAACGTTCCCAAGGCGTAATACATCCCCAGGATCGCCAGCGAATAGATCGTTTTCGAGAAGAAGCTTCGCTGCTGGCAATAGGCGTCGTGCTCGGCATGCAAAAGATCGATGTCGATGTCGTTGAGCGGTTTGCCAGCGATAACGACGGCGTCTTTCGTCGAATAGATATGCATGACCGGTTCGACTGCGGCGACTGCTTTCTCACGTTCTTTCGCAGTTGCAACGGGATCGATTTTCAGCGTGCCGGGCAGGTTCTTTTCGACCCAGAAGTCGACTGCGCGAACAAAGAACTTGATGTCTTCGTCTTTGACTAGTTCTTCCAGTTCCAACTGCAAGCTGCGGCGAATCTTTTCCAGGACCTGAGCCTTCAGAACATCGTTCTGCGAAATGATCTGCTGATTCGGATTCGGACCGGCCGAGACCACAATGATGCTCGCGGCCTGACCTTGCTTCTGTTCCAACTGGTCTGGTGCCAGGATACCGCGGGAAGCGTAAGGCTTCATCGCCGCTTCGATCCGCTGCTGAAAGGCATTGAGCATGCCATCGCGACCAAGCAAAGCTTTCAACTGGGTGAACTGCGCTTCGCGTTCTTTCGGATCGAGCGGAGCGACGTTGTCGTCTGCGATCGGGAAGAACTCGTTCCAGAGACGTTCGACTTCGGCGTCGAACTGCTTCGCGCTTTGCAGCCGGGCAATCGTGGTCTGCAGTTCGGTCCGCATGTTATCGAGTCGAGACGGGTCGTTGATGTAGACCGACATCGACTCATTTTCCGCATCGCGCTGCGCCTTGGCGGTCGCCAGTGGATCGGGAACGGAGAATTGAACCCGGGGATGGATCTCGGCTGGCGGAACGTAACCCAGGCGATAGTCCATCGCAGGATTCCATGCCCCGGTAACCAACCAGAGAGCAACCGCCGCAAAGAGGGCGCATGCCAGGTAAAGGAGTTTGTCTGGGTGCGAGAGTTCCGATACGAACCGCCGAAACGTTCCCGGAGGAAGTTCCAAAGAGGCGACGTGTTTGGCTCGTTTTCTCGACTTACCGGGTTGCGCCATGATTTAGCCGCCTTCGCTACCGAGTTCGTTTTCTGAACTCGTTTCGTAGGCATCCACAATCTTTTGCACCAGCGGATGACGCTGGATATCTGCGTTGCTTAACTCGACGCGGGCAATTCCATCAATGTTGCGAAGCCGATACAAGGCATCGGTCAAACCACTTCGTACTCGAGGCGGAAGGTCGTTCTGGGTGATGTCCCCACTGATGACCATTCGCGAGTCCTTACCCATCCGGGTCAGGAACATCTTCATTTGGGCCGATGTCGTATTCTGGGCTTCGTCCAGAATGATGAAGGCATTCTTCAGTGTCCGCCCGCGCATGAAGGCCAGGGGAACGACTTCGATAACATCGGTCGCCATATACTGCGTGATGAGATTCGGCTCCATCATTTCCGAAAGCGAGTCTAACATCGGTCGCAGGTAGGGGTTGATCTTCTCATACAACGTCCCGGGAAGGAAGCCAAGTTGTTCGCCAGCTTCCACGGCAGGACGGACAAGAACAATCTTGCCGATACGGTTTTCTAGTAACGCTTCGACCGCCAGGGCTACGGCCAGGTAAGTTTTGCCTGTACCGGCAGGTCCCAGGGCGAAGACCATGTTGTAATTGCGGATCGCCTCGACATAGGCGACCTGGCCGGGGGTCCGTGGTTTGACCCCGCCACCTTTCTGGAATGTGGCAATAGGTATCGTTCGACGAATGGTCGGTTCGCCGTTGACTTCGCCCAGGGCCTCGTCCAGGTCTTCTTTGTCGAGCGTTCCGTTGCGTTCCAAGCGGTGGCGCAGATCTTCCACGACACGAATCGCCTTGGCGACGGCGCGTTCTTCGCCTGAGATGCTCACGCGTTCGTCGCGATGGGTGATCGAGACGTTCAGCGAATCGCGGATACGTCGAAGATGTTGGTCGCGACTACCGAAAAGTTGGAGGACCGAGGCATGGTCCAAAAATTTGATCGTTGCTTCGTACATCGATTTAGGCAGGGCCTATCGCCTTATGCCGGAAAGGAAGAATTCCTACGTCAAAATATAGACAATGTTTCAGTCGTGGGAATGAGCGCTGTTGGCGCCTTGGTTGTAACCCTAGTATCAGAATAGGGTTAGGCGTGTATGGCAATTCGTTGGCGAATGGGATAATTGTGCTTAATCGGCACAACTTACCAGCCGGGACCGACAATACCGAGTTCCCAGCACAGCAAGGCGACCGGTGCCCCCAGCAGCATCGAATCGAGAACATCGAGCACGCCGCCGAGGCCGACGAGCCATTTGCTGGAGTCTTTTGTCTCCATGTCGCGCTTGAACATCGACTCGGCCAGATCTCCGATCATGCCAGCTGGCGAGACCAACAAAGCAAAGAGAAGCCAACCTAGCGGCATCGATGGGATCGGTGCCCCGGCGATCCACGGGCCAATCAGCTGAAAGACCAGGTAGCTTCCGAGACACGCCGTGGCCAATCCGCCGAGCGTACCTTCCAGTGTTTTTCCAGGACTTAGCCTGGGGACAAGTTTGGTGCGACCAAAGTTCGAACCAATAAAATAAGCGCCGATATCTGAAATCTTCACGACGACGATCATCGAGAGTAACGCGACCATGCCGTAGGCGTTCCCTTGTGGGGTGCCTTGCTCGACCAGACGTAGGCGAACGACAAAACTCAGCAGCCCTCCCACGTAGAAGATCGCGAAGATCGTGAGCCCGAGGTGAATCATCGAAGCGCCCGGTTTTTCGTACCGGCGCATTTCTCCTACGATCGCCAGGATGGCCCCGAAGGCCAGCGCGTATAGGACCCATTCCGATTGAACGGCTTGCGAGGGAATCTGCGAGCTAGGCCACCAGATCGGAAGGCTTGCCGTAAGCATGACCGTCAGCGTACCGAGGTGACACGACCAGCCAATCGGTCGAAGCTGTTTCGCCCGGAGCAGGTCCAATACTTCTTCCGCGGCAAGAACCGCCAGCAGGATGACCAGCGGCAACAGCCACAATCCGGGCCGGCCAAAGTTCTGGTTGAAGTCGAGCCAACAAAGTCCGCAAAGAGGCAGAATTATGGCAATCGATCCAATCAATCGCCACTTGAGCACGCGTCAACTCCTGAGGGGCCTTGGTTGGTAAGGCCACCAAAACGACGATCTCGCGAGGCGAAGTTTTCAATCGCATCTCGCAAGGTTTCTTCGCGAAACTCTGGCCAGCAAAGATCGGTAACCCACAGTTCGGAATAGCTGATCTGCCAGAGCAGGAAGTTGCTGATCCGCATCTCGCCGGCTGTGCGAATCATCAGATCGGGGTCAGGCATACCGCGGGTATAAAGATGCTGGGCGATCGTTTCTTCGGTGATCTCTTCGGTGGTGAGCCTTCCCTCTTTCACCCCTTCCGCGATGCAACGAACCGCGTCGACCATCTCGGCCCGGCCGCCATAATTGATTGCCAGACAAAGCGTGGTGCCGGTGTTGTTGGCACTCATCTCGATGGTCTTGTCCATCTCGCGCTGGACTTGCTCGGGGATACCATCACGGCGACCGATGATCTGGACGCGGACGTTTTGCTTCATGATCGTCGAGCGTTCTTCGATCATGTATTGCTCGAGCAGATGCATCAGGAAGTCGAGCTCGTGCTGGGGTCGCTTCCAGTTCTCGCTGGACAAACAGTACAGCGTCAACTGACCGATCTTCAGGCGTGCACATTCCTCGACGGTGCAGCGGACCGAAGTCACGCCGCGCCGATGTCCTTCAATACGAGGCAATCCCTGGCGTTGAGCCCAACGACCGTTGCCATCCATGATAACCGCGATGTGATTCGGAAAGCGGTCGCGAGGAAGGTCCTCGATCGGATGTCGCGCTGTCGTCGCCGTTTTAGACACGTCGCTTCGTGGGCCAATAAAAGGAACGAAAACCAGGGAACGTTAAATCTCGATACCTATTATGACAGTTCCCTGGGTTCGATTTCAACGCGGGATTTAGGTTACCGCCAGCTTCAGAACGTCTTTGGTGAAAATGGTTTGCTTGCGGTCTGGGCCAACCGAGACCACACCCACCGGGAAGCCAACCAGTTCTTCAATCCGTCGGACGTAGGCCAGTGCGTTGGCTGGCAAGTCGTCCAGGCTGCGAGCACCGGTGATTTCTTCGGCCCAGCCTGGCATCGTTTCGTAAATAGGCTTCAGATTGCGGATGTCGTCGACATGCGATGGGAAGCGGGTAATTTGCTCGCCATTGAGTTCATAGGAGGTGCAAATCTTGATTTCGTCGAACGTCGACAGCACGTCCAGCATCATCAGCGAGAGGACGTCGATACCGCTCACACGGGCTGTGTAGCGAACGGCGACGGCATCAAACCAGCCGGTACGTCGTGGACGGCCGGTGGTCGTGCCATATTCATTACCACGCTTGCGAATCTTTTCGCCTGTTTCGTCGTGCAGCTCGGTGGGGAAGGGGCCTCCACCAACGCGGGTGCTGTAGGCTTTGGCGACACCAATTACCTGATCGATGTGCTTGGCGGGGACACCGGCACCTGCCGAGGCGCCAACGCCGGAGCTATTGCTGCTGGTCACGAACGGGTAGGTCCCGTGGTCAACGTCGAGCAAAGCGCCTTGGGCACCTTCAAAGAGAATGGTCTTCTGTTCGTCGACAGCGTTGAGCAGCAAGTCGGTCGAATCGCAGACGAACGGACGGAGTCGTTCGGCGTAGGCTGCGAATTCTTCGTAGATCTTATCGGGATCGAGCGGTTCGAACTGGCCGTCTTCGTACATGCTGGCGATCGTGCGATTCTTCTTCTCGCAGATCATGTAGACCTTGTCTTTGAAGTTCGGTCGCATCATGTCGCCGAGGCGGATCGCATAGCTGCGGCCCACTTTGTCGCGGTAGCAAGGGCCGATACCACGCAACGTGGTGCCGATGTTCTCGCCGTCGGCGGTTCCCTGGTTCATCGCACGGTCTTCGGCAATGTGCCAAGGGAAGATGATGTGCGAGCGATCGCTGAGACGCAAATTGTCGATGGAAACGCCGCGCTCGGTCAGGGCGTCCATTTCACCAAGCAGGATGGGTGGATTGATGACCACCCCGGCGGTGATGACGTTCAGCACTTCACTGCGCAAGATACCACTCGGGATATGGTGCAGCTTGTAGACGTTCTCGCCGTCGACGACGGTGTGACCGGCATTCGCTCCGCCCAGAAAACGGGCCACGATATCGTGCTGCTGGGTCAAAAGATCGACGAGCTTACCTTTAGCCTCGTCACCCCACTGCAAACCAATAACACACGAACCAGCCACAAACCTTCTCCAGTGATAGCAATCAATTCAGGACGAACCCACCTAGTGTAGCGCGAATCGGGGGAGGTGGTCAACGAGGCGAACCACCCCGGAAACGCCAATCTGGGGGAATTAACCTTCATTCCAACAGGCCAAACCGATACACTTCCCGATACCGGGAGCCTGCTCTCGAATTCCCGAAATTCTGGTCATTTATCACAATTTGCAACCTTCTTCACTCGCTGCTGCCATGAATTCGCTGCTTGTCCTGGCACTTCTGATGGCCACTCCGGAAGCCCCGGCAAACCAAGGCTTCGATACGCTGGTGGTCTGTCCGCAGCCCTACGTTGCCGCCATGCAGCCCTGGTTTGACTACCGAATGAAGCAGGGACACCGGATCGGGGTGGTCACCGATACGTCCTCGAAAGAAGCAATCCGAACGACCATTCGCGAAGCGGCCGAGGCAGGTCCTCTCCAACAGGTGCTGTTAGTGGGGGACGCGATCGCCGATCAATCGGACGCCATCGGCGTGCCGGTTCATTACCAGAAGGCGGTCGTGAATGTCTTGTTTGGCTCGGAGCCTGAAATTCCGACCGACAACTTCTATGCGGACCTGAACGACGACCAGATCCCGGACATCGCGGTCGGGCGGTTTTCGGTAAGCAGTGAAGAAGAATTGAAGACGATCGTGGCCAAGACGTTGGCTTACGAAACCAAGCTTCCTTCCGGCGACTGGCAACGGCGATTGCACTTTGTGGCAGGCCTCGGTGGCTTTGGTTCGGTGGTCGATACCTTGATGGAATCGGTTACCAAGAAATTTCTGACCGACGAAATTCCGGCCCACTTCGATGCCGTCGTGGCCCAGGGAAGCTGGCAAAGTATCTACTGCCCCGACCCTCGCGAGTTCCGCGATGAAGTCCTGAAGCAGCTCAACGATGGTGGATTGTTCTGGGTGTATATGGGGCATGGGCATGTCGAGCACCTCGACTATGTTCGAGTACCCAATGATGCCTTCCCGATTTTCTCGAACAACGATGCCCTGGCTCTACGCAACGAGCGCTCGAACCCGATCGCAATCTTTCTGGCCTGTTACACAGGGGCTTTCGATGCCCCACGAGACTGCCTGGCGGAGCGACTCCACCGAGCAAAAGGTGGGCCGGTCGCGGTTTATGCCGGATCGCGTGTGACGATGCCTTACGCCATGGGTGTCATGGGCACGGAGATGCTGCAGCAGTATTTCGTCGAGAAACAACCAACGCTGGGGCAACTGATTCTGCATGCCAAGCAGGAAACCATTCGCCAGAGTGGCAAGTCAGGCAATCGCAAGATGCTCGACACAATGGCCAGCCTCGTCAGTCCCAAGCCGAAACTGCTGCGGGAAGAACGGCTTGAACATATGGCTTTGTTCAACCTGCTTGGCGACCCGCTGCTGAAGCTACCGCATGCTTCGCCGGTCGAGATTGAGGCACCCAAAGTAGCCGAGCCAGGGCAGACGATCGAAATCGCGGGCACCACCGAAATAGCGGGTAAGGTCCATGTGGAGTTGGTCTGTCGACGCGATGGATGTGTCGAAACGCTCGCTAAGCGGGCACTCTACGATGCCCGTCACGATCAACTGGCGAGCTACAACCAGACCTACCAATCAGCCAACGATCGCTGTTGGGAATCGGTCGAGGTGCTGCCGGTCGACGGCAACTTCACCACCCGTTTGTTGGTGCCAGAGGCCTGCGAGGGGCCATGTCATGTCCGAGTTTGGGTGGAAGGTGCTTCGCAAGTCGGGTTAGGTTCGCACGATATCGAGATCCGATCACGCCCTGCGAAGCCGCAAACCGAAGGGGAACTGGCCGGCCAGTAGCCACTCGATCGGTCACGGAATTGCGAGAAGATCGCCACTAAGTTGCTTTTCGGGAATTTCTCTCCCGAGAACGCTTGATTCATGCTGTAGGATCAAGGTAGAGTAAATTGCAAATCGGGCGTTGCTCGCCCGGATTCCTAAGGGTCGGCACTTGCTCCGAAGATGTCAGCCGACCTCCCGCCTGAACTACCAACCTTCCGCAGAACGGGACGTTCTTATGAGATCGCGGCTACTTCGTGGCAATTGGCGCTGGATAGCTTTCAGCGTTTGCTTGGTAACCTTGGCCGGTTCGGCCCAGATGGCCAACGCCGAAGGTACCGACGAGATTGACTTCAACCGCGATATCCGTCCGCTGCTGTCTGATCGATGCTACGCCTGCCATGGCCCTGACGAAAATCACCGGGCTGGGGGGATTCGTTTCGATCAGGCCGAAAGTGCCTACGGCGAAGCGGACTCTGGTGAGATCGCCATCGTGCCTGGCAAGCCAGACGAGAGCGAACTGATCGCT
The window above is part of the Bremerella sp. JC817 genome. Proteins encoded here:
- a CDS encoding phosphatidate cytidylyltransferase, which codes for MLKWRLIGSIAIILPLCGLCWLDFNQNFGRPGLWLLPLVILLAVLAAEEVLDLLRAKQLRPIGWSCHLGTLTVMLTASLPIWWPSSQIPSQAVQSEWVLYALAFGAILAIVGEMRRYEKPGASMIHLGLTIFAIFYVGGLLSFVVRLRLVEQGTPQGNAYGMVALLSMIVVVKISDIGAYFIGSNFGRTKLVPRLSPGKTLEGTLGGLATACLGSYLVFQLIGPWIAGAPIPSMPLGWLLFALLVSPAGMIGDLAESMFKRDMETKDSSKWLVGLGGVLDVLDSMLLGAPVALLCWELGIVGPGW
- a CDS encoding adenylosuccinate synthase is translated as MAGSCVIGLQWGDEAKGKLVDLLTQQHDIVARFLGGANAGHTVVDGENVYKLHHIPSGILRSEVLNVITAGVVINPPILLGEMDALTERGVSIDNLRLSDRSHIIFPWHIAEDRAMNQGTADGENIGTTLRGIGPCYRDKVGRSYAIRLGDMMRPNFKDKVYMICEKKNRTIASMYEDGQFEPLDPDKIYEEFAAYAERLRPFVCDSTDLLLNAVDEQKTILFEGAQGALLDVDHGTYPFVTSSNSSGVGASAGAGVPAKHIDQVIGVAKAYSTRVGGGPFPTELHDETGEKIRKRGNEYGTTTGRPRRTGWFDAVAVRYTARVSGIDVLSLMMLDVLSTFDEIKICTSYELNGEQITRFPSHVDDIRNLKPIYETMPGWAEEITGARSLDDLPANALAYVRRIEELVGFPVGVVSVGPDRKQTIFTKDVLKLAVT
- a CDS encoding HDIG domain-containing metalloprotein; the encoded protein is MDYRLGYVPPAEIHPRVQFSVPDPLATAKAQRDAENESMSVYINDPSRLDNMRTELQTTIARLQSAKQFDAEVERLWNEFFPIADDNVAPLDPKEREAQFTQLKALLGRDGMLNAFQQRIEAAMKPYASRGILAPDQLEQKQGQAASIIVVSAGPNPNQQIISQNDVLKAQVLEKIRRSLQLELEELVKDEDIKFFVRAVDFWVEKNLPGTLKIDPVATAKEREKAVAAVEPVMHIYSTKDAVVIAGKPLNDIDIDLLHAEHDAYCQQRSFFSKTIYSLAILGMYYALGTLCAIYLVFKCPTILRDLNEYLLFLVPVCATVALGYWFDDRWQAEIIPTMLLAMTISIVYRQEFALLVTACVSLAIVLTTGSGLIAFVTITATCSAATLSMNRIRSRNKLIFVGLWAGVVAFCTKYGVSIVSGQPVTMSLLQSAAWQGGFAIGAGFVMTGLLPFIEKAYGVLTDISLLELGDAADPLLQKLAQRAPGTYNHSITVASIAESAAESIGANGLLVRVGAYFHDIGKMMKPEYFVENQNASDNRHDGLNPAISTLVIIAHVKDGADLARQHRLPRALIDFIEQHHGTTLVEYFYRVASAKVEANPDEREVDETIYRYPGPKPQTKEAAVLMICDAVESACRTLVEPTSARISALVEELSMKRLLDGQFDECGLTLRELRQIQSSVTKSLTAVYHGRVKYPSSQPA
- a CDS encoding isoprenyl transferase, translated to MSKTATTARHPIEDLPRDRFPNHIAVIMDGNGRWAQRQGLPRIEGHRRGVTSVRCTVEECARLKIGQLTLYCLSSENWKRPQHELDFLMHLLEQYMIEERSTIMKQNVRVQIIGRRDGIPEQVQREMDKTIEMSANNTGTTLCLAINYGGRAEMVDAVRCIAEGVKEGRLTTEEITEETIAQHLYTRGMPDPDLMIRTAGEMRISNFLLWQISYSELWVTDLCWPEFREETLRDAIENFASRDRRFGGLTNQGPSGVDACSSGD
- the ybeY gene encoding rRNA maturation RNase YbeY produces the protein MSSDYEVNLSNRQEEFNVPEALFVQAVSQVFSGEGYPRGEVGIAIVDNQEIHDFNVRFLQHDYPTDVITFPMDDEDGFLSGEIMLSAQYAADEAQQHGWSVEEEMTLYVVHGCLHLTGYDDHEDDDRLEMRRLEQHYLAKLGIQYNGQSPATGTPNQGAT
- a CDS encoding PhoH family protein, encoding MYEATIKFLDHASVLQLFGSRDQHLRRIRDSLNVSITHRDERVSISGEERAVAKAIRVVEDLRHRLERNGTLDKEDLDEALGEVNGEPTIRRTIPIATFQKGGGVKPRTPGQVAYVEAIRNYNMVFALGPAGTGKTYLAVALAVEALLENRIGKIVLVRPAVEAGEQLGFLPGTLYEKINPYLRPMLDSLSEMMEPNLITQYMATDVIEVVPLAFMRGRTLKNAFIILDEAQNTTSAQMKMFLTRMGKDSRMVISGDITQNDLPPRVRSGLTDALYRLRNIDGIARVELSNADIQRHPLVQKIVDAYETSSENELGSEGG
- a CDS encoding C25 family cysteine peptidase; protein product: MNSLLVLALLMATPEAPANQGFDTLVVCPQPYVAAMQPWFDYRMKQGHRIGVVTDTSSKEAIRTTIREAAEAGPLQQVLLVGDAIADQSDAIGVPVHYQKAVVNVLFGSEPEIPTDNFYADLNDDQIPDIAVGRFSVSSEEELKTIVAKTLAYETKLPSGDWQRRLHFVAGLGGFGSVVDTLMESVTKKFLTDEIPAHFDAVVAQGSWQSIYCPDPREFRDEVLKQLNDGGLFWVYMGHGHVEHLDYVRVPNDAFPIFSNNDALALRNERSNPIAIFLACYTGAFDAPRDCLAERLHRAKGGPVAVYAGSRVTMPYAMGVMGTEMLQQYFVEKQPTLGQLILHAKQETIRQSGKSGNRKMLDTMASLVSPKPKLLREERLEHMALFNLLGDPLLKLPHASPVEIEAPKVAEPGQTIEIAGTTEIAGKVHVELVCRRDGCVETLAKRALYDARHDQLASYNQTYQSANDRCWESVEVLPVDGNFTTRLLVPEACEGPCHVRVWVEGASQVGLGSHDIEIRSRPAKPQTEGELAGQ
- a CDS encoding hemolysin family protein, which codes for MGPTLFVWLSTSSLLILILSSIAATILPDMLWHDLEEFCEKRNRPRLFSTIHEHHELAALAAQALQVLSLALFLISSQAWLFREESLLDPLTFTGDVVGVTAVLMVSMVWLPWAIAEHFGPAFIYYTWPVWSMVSTVLYPVTFGVDLLGGLLKRAAGIEDEPTDEEEDFEEEIRTIVTEAIREGHIEEDAREMIEGVMDLDDTETASIMTPRSEIDALAATTQWWETVEFISKTGRTRIPIWDGSRDNFAGLLYVKDLLPELARPESTRKSLLELSRPVIHVPQSMTVSELLKYFLRKRTHLALVVDEYHAVTGLVTIEDVLEEIVGEIVDEHDLDETDNGIVQISNEEADVTAKAHVEDINEVLGMELPEDDDYDTIGGLVIHEMKRIPKPGEKLQVGDVEILVTASDRRRIHQLRLIRTRQNKPQPA
- the recO gene encoding DNA repair protein RecO, with product MSAEKTLAIVIRTVDFSETSGIITLFTEEFGKISALAKGCKRPKSPFESGLDLLTVSRIVFLHKKSDSLDLLTEAKVERRFRGGQKSTEHLYAGYYVAELLAEMTDRSDPHPELFHLADDILSRLNRLEEVARLVLRFEMMLLRYLGQLPELTHCVETGEPIAERGRTPFGLLAGGVLSRRARSGHRQVIDVAIETLHLLATYAAEDERWQSTEIPSRLAMEVRALVNRYLSHTLGKTPRLREYLRILAI